Proteins co-encoded in one Pelobates fuscus isolate aPelFus1 chromosome 5, aPelFus1.pri, whole genome shotgun sequence genomic window:
- the FDX2 gene encoding ferredoxin-2, mitochondrial: MASSFIRRGLHCSIKGGGLGWRYFRTMTFCRMSQSLVRVSQSPAGKTTPMEEKRIRAYQTTATFQSQGSSEVTDLSEEIVDVVYVDRSGRHIPVKGKVGESVLYLAHRCDIDLEGACESSLACSTCHVYVSTEFFDKLPDPDEREDDMLDMAPLLQENSRLGCQIILTPELNGAVFTLPKVTRNFYVDGHVPKPH, from the exons ATGGCTTCTTCCTTCATTAGGAGAGGATTGCATTGTTCCATAAAAGGTGGAGGACTTGGCTGGAGGTATTTTAGGACAATGACCTTCTGCAGGATGTCACAGTCACTAGTAAGGGTCAGCCAGAGCCCTGCAGGAAAAACAACACCAATGGAAGAGAAGAGAATCCGGGCTTACCAGACTACCG CTACATTCCAGTCTCAAGGCAGCTCTGAAGTAACAGATCTCTCAGAAGAAAT CGTGGACGTGGTGTATGTGGACAGATCGGGCCGTCATATACCAGTGAAAGGGAAAGTAGGAGAAAGTGTTCTATACCTAGCACATCGATGTGACATTGATTTAGAAG GGGCCTGCGAATCCTCCTTAGCATGTTCTACGTGTCATGTGTATGTCAGTACAGAGTTTTTTGATAAACTTCCTGATCCAGATGAAAG GGAAGATGACATGTTGGACATGGCCCCTTTGCTGCAGGAAAACTCCAGACTCGGATGTCAGATCATTCTCACGCCAGAACTCAATGGAGCCGTGTTTACGCTCCCTAAAGTAACTAGAAACTTTTATGTGGATGGGCATGTGCCTAAACCTCATTGA